The nucleotide window TCTTCCGGGTCGATCGATACGGGTTTTATGGCATCAAATACGACGCCGTGATGAAGAAATATCGCAAATCACCCCATCCCAAGGAGAATGCCAAGGAATTCCATACATTATTTTCAAATCACGTGAATACATCAATATTAACGGTTTTGCTTCATGATTTATAACACCACGTGATTTTGAATGTCTTGCATCACTTACCAAACGCGTTTAATAGCTAGTTTAGAAACCTTACAACCCAAACAGCAACCATTATTAGGGCATTCAGGAGGTGAAATCTTTTCTATTACCTATAAATTCAAGATGAACAAGGGAACTGTATTACCTGTCGAAATTTCACCTCAATTGTTGAGGCCTTTAGCGTATAGGGTTCTGTCGAAGAAGTATGGCCTAAATATTAAATCTGATGGGCTTACAGTGTTAGCAAAATTCATCGGGAGGACATTTGGAATTGATTGGCGAAAAAGTCCAGATACTATGAAGTTTTTAGAAAAGTTTGCTACTGTTTGGCGAGAGCAGGAGCGTGGCATATTCGTTGATGGGGAAGGATCCGAAGAAGTTACCAGAGAGTTGATTGAGCGGAGTAAGGCTACAAAAGAGCGCTCAAAACAAGTTATTAAACAAGCTGGAGGACAAGTGGTTAATAATAAGACATTAGATGCATATATAAAGGATAAGTCTCGAGCTCAAGGATTGCAGATGGCAAGCGATGGAGAGAAAGACAACGATGAAGTTGACCTATCCTCACAGGTTGCTCTTTCTGAGGGTTCGCGATCAACCTCCCCTGTCCTAGAAGCTAAGAGAATGCAAGGTGTTCCAGCTATTGACGACGATCCCGAAAATCTCAATATACTCGACGAAGACATTTATGGGACTTCCAGCGATGAATTACAGTGGACGGATTATTTCAAAGTCATCAATTGTTTTACCCAACAGCGATTTACATATGATGCCAGCAAAAAGCGGTACAGATTTATACGCACGAAGGTGCCTCCTGATGCTTCGGGAAACCCCTCTGTGACTAGAATCAAGGTTCCAAGTGTTCAATCTAATATATCATTATTCCAGACGCGTTATCATATTGTCAAAGACAGGGTTTTACGAAACCCACAATTCCAAAACGATGATAAATATAACCCGTTATTCTCAATGTCACAGTTAGAGAATCAATTGAAGGGGAATGCAGCTGATATCAGCTCTAACATGTACATTTCAATCACACAGATAAAAAATTTGTTGGGGCGGAACGGAAAGAACTTTCTACTTCTTGGTCTAATAAGAAAGAATTCTAAAGACGTATGGTCACTAGAGGATCCTTCAGGAACAGTAGAATTGGATATTTCTGAGGCTTTACCGACGAAAGGCTTATTCTATGTTCCAGGTTTCATTGTTTTAGTGGAAGGTATTTATTATTCCGTCGGGAACAAGTTTCGAGTGTCCTCTATAACTCACCCTCCAGGAGAAAGAAGGGAAGAAACGTTAGAAGCAATTGGAAACTTAGATCTATTGGGCATACATGGTCCCTCAAACGAACATTATGTTGCAAGACTAGATAAGGAATTAAAAATTAGGCTACATTTATTGGAACGGGAGTTGACTGACCATAGGTTTGTATTTTTAGGCGGGAACATATACCTTGATGAAATTTCTACCTTTGGAGCGTTAAAGAAGGTTTTCAACCGGCTGGAAGAAGATCCTCCTACTGTTGTCGTGTTATGTGGGTCTTTTTCTTCCACTCCACTTCATCCTTCTATGAACAGTAGAAATGTTACAGCAGTACATGCCTACAGGAATAATTTCGATACACTAGCGGCCCTTCTTTCAGAATATGAGAATTTAATTAATGAAACGACGTTTATTTTTGTCCCAGGAGGTAACGATCCTTGGAGTTCAATGGTTAGTATGGGGGTCGCTGGTACACTCCCGCAgaaaccaattccagggACTTTTACAGGTAAAATAAACAGAATTTGTAAGAAGATAATTTGGGCATCCAATCCAACCAGGATAGCATACTTGTCACAAGAAATTGTGATATCCAGGGATGACATAACTGCCAGATTTAAGCGTAATAACATCATTTTCCCTactgttgaagaagaacagCGCGCAGAATACTTATCACTTCAAAGGGAACTGCAGGCTGAAAATCAGGATCCTGATTTATCTATTAGTCAAATGATTAAGTCAAGGGATCAGCTACCAGCAACTGTCCAGGAATCACGGAAGATTATCAAAACAATTCTCGATCAGCAACATTTATCGCCCTTCACTGCACAGCTTCGACCAATTGTATGGGACCTTGATTACACGCTGCAGCTAACGCCGATTCCCTCAACCCTGGTAATTTGCGACAATACTGCACCAAATTTTGAAGCAACGTACAACGGTTGCAAAACCATAAACCCAGGCGCTTTTATACACAAAAGAACCGCAAGGTACATGGAGTTTATTCCCTCAACAAGAAAAGTCATCGAAGAGGAAGTAATATTCTAAGTTATTTTAAAAAGATTTACATAGTTATCAATAAAACGCTGGGACTTCAATAGCCTACTCACTGTATGGATACTTTCTAAATGTCTTTGTTACCTCATATGGCATGCAATATACTGGATCAATTGGTTTCAAATCTTCAAATCCCATCAAGCTCAGCCCAGCAATGCCAAATAGAGTATGGAAAACGTCCACTTCATTCCCAGGTCTGTCACTTAGCCCTCCCTTGGGATCTTGTGTCTCTAGAATAAACTTGCGTAACTTATCGTGATCAATCCAATCAAGGCAGTCAATGATAGACAAAGTAGATAAAACCCACCAACTGTAGCATACGTCAGGCAACTTGCACGGCCTTCCGTTCAGCCCACCTTCTGGAACCTGACGTTCGCATAACCACCAGCCAATATTTTCTATCTGCTCTTTAGT belongs to Eremothecium sinecaudum strain ATCC 58844 chromosome IV, complete sequence and includes:
- the DPB2 gene encoding DNA polymerase epsilon noncatalytic subunit (Syntenic homolog of Ashbya gossypii AEL267C; Syntenic homolog of Saccharomyces cerevisiae YPR175W (DPB2)), with protein sequence MNKGTVLPVEISPQLLRPLAYRVLSKKYGLNIKSDGLTVLAKFIGRTFGIDWRKSPDTMKFLEKFATVWREQERGIFVDGEGSEEVTRELIERSKATKERSKQVIKQAGGQVVNNKTLDAYIKDKSRAQGLQMASDGEKDNDEVDLSSQVALSEGSRSTSPVLEAKRMQGVPAIDDDPENLNILDEDIYGTSSDELQWTDYFKVINCFTQQRFTYDASKKRYRFIRTKVPPDASGNPSVTRIKVPSVQSNISLFQTRYHIVKDRVLRNPQFQNDDKYNPLFSMSQLENQLKGNAADISSNMYISITQIKNLLGRNGKNFLLLGLIRKNSKDVWSLEDPSGTVELDISEALPTKGLFYVPGFIVLVEGIYYSVGNKFRVSSITHPPGERREETLEAIGNLDLLGIHGPSNEHYVARLDKELKIRLHLLERELTDHRFVFLGGNIYLDEISTFGALKKVFNRLEEDPPTVVVLCGSFSSTPLHPSMNSRNVTAVHAYRNNFDTLAALLSEYENLINETTFIFVPGGNDPWSSMVSMGVAGTLPQKPIPGTFTGKINRICKKIIWASNPTRIAYLSQEIVISRDDITARFKRNNIIFPTVEEEQRAEYLSLQRELQAENQDPDLSISQMIKSRDQLPATVQESRKIIKTILDQQHLSPFTAQLRPIVWDLDYTLQLTPIPSTLVICDNTAPNFEATYNGCKTINPGAFIHKRTARYMEFIPSTRKVIEEEVIF